The region CGAAGGGGTGCAGGCTGGGCAGGGCATCGTCATGAGCTGGGCGATCCAGGCCGGTAGACGTTCTGCCTGCCTGCCTGCCTGCCTGCCTGCCGGACGGACGGTACGGGGACGGGGACGGGACCGGTTCGGCGCGCGGGCGCCAGCCGCTGCTCCGGATCCGCCTCAAACATCCTGAGGTCGCGATTGTTTGGGCTGACTCCGTCAAGAAGAACCGCACCCCCGCCAGGGCCGCACTGCTCGGCCGCCGGGTGAGGCTCCGTTCAGGAGCAGTTCCACTGGCGTGCCAGGGCGACGGGCGCGAACCGCGAGCAGTCATCGGTGGCCGGATAACCGTCGGAGCCGACGAACCACCACCCGGTGCTGGGGGTGAACCGGAAGGACTGCAGGCCCGAGCCCTCGTCCTGGAGTTGGACCCGGTCGTCGCCTGTCGCGCCGGCACCAGCTTCGAAGCGGACGGCTGCGTATAGCGTGGTGCCGCAGCTGCCGTAGTAGAAGTTGCCGGGCTTCGGCTGGATGTGGCTGACCCTCTTGGCGTGCTCCCAGGTTTGGGTCACTGCAGACTTCACGTCGGCCTGGACCGCCAGGTTCTTACACGCGGCAGGGACGGCAGCGGCGGCGCTCGGCGTTGCCGTCGGCCGGGAGACGCCGGCCACCGCTTTGGCGGTGGGGACCGGAGAGGTGCTCGCCACCGCGGTCGGGCTGGCGGATGCCGTCACCGCCTGCGAGTCCGTCGGTGTGGGCGAGGCCGAGGACGTTGCGGATCCCGACGCACTCCGGGCAGCCGTAGCCGCGGCGCTCGCACTCGCTGCCGGGCCGGAACCGTCGTTGCAGGCCGCCAGGCCCAAACAGGCTGCGAGTGCCAGTGCCGCGGTGGCCGCGACCCGTCCGTAGTCGAAGGTCATGAGTCCCCCACTCCCGACGCGATCTCTCGGGCTCCCGCTTTTCGCCGCAGACTATAGCCCCGGGCCTCGCCCACGGTTCGCCTCGGACGGCATGAGGATGTGCCTAACGTGCCTCAACGACCGAGACCATCGCTGAACTGCGCAGATGTCCGGCGACCACTAGATAACGGCGGCTCCCGGCGCCATCAACAGCCTTGCGCTGCCCACGACGTCGTGTACGCAGCGTCACGCTCCACACAACGAGAGCCAGAGCCCACTACTGCTCGACAAAGCCACACGTCCTCCTCGTCGGGCTCGACCTCCACGATGTCGCCGCAGGCGATTTCCTGAACGAACCAGGGGTGTTGTCGAGCCGTGCGGTGCCGTCGCCCTGGTCGACGGCCCACAGACTCTCCACCGACGCCGGGGGCCAGTCGTCTTCGATCTCAAGCCGGAAGTGCACCTTCACGTACGGGCCGCCGGCATTCGTCGTGCCGCCCAGGATGCACACCCTCTATGTGCTGGCCGCGGGCGGGTGACTGGGCACTTCTCCTCAGAGGTGGGCTCGGGCTCGTCTGGGCTCGGGCTCGTCTGTTCCTCAGCCGACGACAGTCAGCCACGACGGCGGGTGCGCCGATCGACGAGGCGCGCGCGTGCCTCGTTGCACCCCACCGGCCTCAGCCGCGCTGTCGGGGTGTGTTCGTCGACCAGAGCAAGCCGTGAGGACCGACCCGTGACCGTCGGCCTGGTCCTGGAGCGTCTGCACATCGGACTCGAACGCGTGTAGCGCCTTGTCCGTCCCCGTCAGCAGTGACTCAGGGAAGAGTTCAGACCAGAAGGCGTCGCTCGGGTCTCGCGCCCCGGAGGCGAGTTCCCTTGCCTCGTCGTCCACGCGGGCCCGCCAGCGTACAGATGGTCTGATGGTCATGTCCTGGACTGTAAGCGCCAGTACTGACTCGTCCGTCTTCGTGCACGCTTTCCCACCGGGCTGGTTGGGTGTGGGTGTGTGTACGGGGGCGTTCACCTGCGTTCATGGGCGGCTCACCACCGGATTGGGATCGGCTTCCGGTCCCGGCTGAGCGACGGTGAACGAGGCTGAATGAGACGGAAAGTAAGAGGGGCGCGGCGGTCGTTGTCAGTACAGCCTCGTACTGGGCCGTATTCGGCTGTTTGACCAACGAAACGAGATGCCGTGCCGGGCGTCGCGAGCTTCAAAGATCTTCGACCTGTGATCATGGAGCGTTCATTAAAGGTGATCGACGAGGAGCTCCAGGTCGCGGGGGGCCGATGTGCCGCCGCCGCAGGGCGCTCGCGGTAACGCGCTGTAGGTGATGTGGTGAACTGGTTGACCTCGCGGCCGGCGGTGGTGCTGGTTGTGGGCTGGCTCTTACTGGCCTTACTGGTCGCGGCCTTGGCGCGGGTCGGCGTCAGGGTGCTCGTACCGGTCGAGGAACGGGATCGGGTGCCGCAGATCGCCACACCCCTGATGCCGACACTCGGCGCTGCCTTCGCGATCTTTGCGGCACTCACACTGGCCAGCGAGGCCGGCTACCTGCGCGCAGCCGAGGGATTGGTGAGCGACGAGGCGGCCGCGGCCTCCCGCCTGGCATGGGCGGCGACAAGTCCGCGAGTCCAGTCGGAGCCGATCCATGCGGCACTGCTGGACTACTTGCAGACCACTCGTGCCAGGGAGTGGGAGGCTGCAGCAGCGGCGTCCGGTGACGACCCCGCCACCGGACGCGCGATCGCACGGCTGGAGCGGAGTGTGCGCGCCGAGGCGGCCCGCTCCGAGGTGGGAACCCCGACAGGCACGGAGCTGGTGGTTTCCATGGACGGTGTCACCAGTAGTCGTCGCGCCCGCATTGCGGCCGCCTCGCGCGACGTTCCCGCGCTCTACGTCGTCACGCTTGTGGTCAGCGGACTGGCCTTGATCGTGAACTCCGGCGCACTGGTCTTCCGCAGCAGCCTGCGAACGTCACTGCTGATCGTAGGTGTTGCGAGTGTGGTCGGGCTGAGCCTGGCGTTGCTCTTCGCACTCAGCGCGCCCTGGAGTGGACCGTTCATCGTCAGTGGGCGTCCACTCGACGCCGTCATCGGGGACCTGAAGTCCGGCTTCTTCGACGGCGGGCCGTAGGGGACGGGCGCGATCAGTAGCCGACGACTGGGTCCAGGCCAGGAAAGCGGCGGGCGTCACGGCCGAGCTGCGCGGCATTTGACCTGCGGGAACGTCGAATGCTGCGCCTGGGAAACACCCCTCCGTGGTTCTCAGGTGTTTGCGGGGTTTCCCGGCCTGATGTGTGCTGAATCCGTTCCGGCCGGAAGTTGCTCACTCTGCGTCGGCGACGACGGAACCGACGCGTTCGGCCAGGCTCGGGTCGCGGCGGACCAGGAGCGTTGCGTAGCCGATGGCGGCGAGCAGGGTGGCCAGTGCCGCGTAGGGAAACCAGTTGTACGGCGCGGGCTGTCCGGGCTTGGCCAGGTAGTAGAGCGGAACCAGGATGGCCAGGGCGCCGATCGCGGGCAGCACCAGGTGCCGGACCGTCCGGAACTCCTGCGGACGGTACCTGCGGTAGTACAGCGGCAGGGCGATGTTGGACGCGAGGTAGACCAGCAGGATCAGGATGGCGCCCAGGCTCGAGGACTCCGTGAAGAAGACCACGGGGTTCATCGAGCCGCCGTCGGACCCGAGGACATGGCCCAGGCCCCAGCCTCCGATGATCAGCAGTGCGGTGGCGGTGAAGGTGACGATTGCGTTGGTCGGTGTGCGGCGGGTGGGGTGCACGTACCCGAAGAAGGACGGGAGCAGCCCCTCGCGGCCCGCGTTGAACACCAGGCGGGCCTGGGAGTTGATGCCCGCGATCAGTACGCCGAGGGTGGAGGTCAAGCCCCCGACGTAGGCGACGAACGCCAGCGCTCCGAGCGTGTCGTCGGCGACGGCGATGAAGGGAATACGGGCGTCGCCGAGCCTGGCCACGTCGTAGTCGAAGCCGGTCACCGTGGCGTAGGAGAAGAGGATGTAGCTCACGGTCATGATCGCGATGGAGAAGAACACGGCGCGGCCGACGTTGCGCCGCGGGTTCTCCGTCTCCTCGGCCAGCGCCGCCGAGTTCTCCCAGCCGACGAACAGGTACACCGCCAGCGGGAAGCCCGCTGCCAGGCCGCTGAGGCCGTGGCGGATGTGGCCGGGCAGGAACGGGTCGGCGGAGAGGTGGCCGCGGTGTTCGACGATCGCCGCGATCGAGACGACGACCAGCACCAGCATCTCCACGCCGAAGAAGTAGCCGGCCCACTTGGTGGAGACCACCACCCCGCGCAGCATCAGCACCACCGACAGTCCGGTCAGCAGTAGCGTCCAGATGATCCACGGCAGCTCGACGCCGGTGTAGTGGTGCAGGGTGATCTGTACGAACCCGCCCGAGATCGCGATGACGGAGGCCATCGCGATGATGTAGCCCAGCCCGGCGAGCAGGGCCGTGGTCACCGCGCTGACCGGCCCGAAGGTCTTGCCGACGAAGGTGATGAAGCTGCCCGCCGAGGGGTGCGCCCGGGAGAACTCGGCGAGCGTGTTGCCGAGCAGCGCGACCGCGATGCCCGCGGCGGTGATGGTCAGCGGGGACGCGATACCCGCAGTGGTGGTGAGGAAGGCGAAGCCGAAGAAGAAGCTCATGGCCGGGCCGACGTTGGCCATCGTGGCGGCGGCGATGTCCGCCATGCCGAGAACGCCACCGCGCAGGCGCTGGGGCGTGCTGTCGGCGGGGCCCGACGTCGACGACGGGCCGACGGCTCCGGGGTCAGACATGGCGGCAGTTCCTTCCGCGGTGTGGCGGGGCGAGCGGCGCGCGTTGCCGGTACTCGGGTCGGCGCGACCGGGCGTCAGCTCGGGCGGACATGCTGGTGTTGCTTCACAGCTCGCACGGCCGGGTCCATCGCGCCGCGGCCGAGCTCGGCAAGCAGTTCGGCGTGGCAGCGATTCTGTGCCCGTACCACCGCGGGCGTCGGAGCGGGCAGCAGCAGGCACAGGCGACCGAGCAGGTCGCCCGCGAACTCGCGGATTCCGGGGCCGCCGAGCGC is a window of Streptomyces mirabilis DNA encoding:
- a CDS encoding APC family permease, translating into MSDPGAVGPSSTSGPADSTPQRLRGGVLGMADIAAATMANVGPAMSFFFGFAFLTTTAGIASPLTITAAGIAVALLGNTLAEFSRAHPSAGSFITFVGKTFGPVSAVTTALLAGLGYIIAMASVIAISGGFVQITLHHYTGVELPWIIWTLLLTGLSVVLMLRGVVVSTKWAGYFFGVEMLVLVVVSIAAIVEHRGHLSADPFLPGHIRHGLSGLAAGFPLAVYLFVGWENSAALAEETENPRRNVGRAVFFSIAIMTVSYILFSYATVTGFDYDVARLGDARIPFIAVADDTLGALAFVAYVGGLTSTLGVLIAGINSQARLVFNAGREGLLPSFFGYVHPTRRTPTNAIVTFTATALLIIGGWGLGHVLGSDGGSMNPVVFFTESSSLGAILILLVYLASNIALPLYYRRYRPQEFRTVRHLVLPAIGALAILVPLYYLAKPGQPAPYNWFPYAALATLLAAIGYATLLVRRDPSLAERVGSVVADAE